The Rhodanobacteraceae bacterium genomic sequence TGGTGGCGTGGCTCGTGGTGAACGGCCACGAAGTCGGATCTTCCACGGGCGGCTCGGCAATCCAGTTCCGGATGCACGTCGATGCCGGCGTCATCGGCCGGACGTTCGCGTATGTGTTGATCCTGGGCGTGTTGAGTGCGCTTTGGCCCATCACGCGCGTCGTGCGCGCACCACTGACCAAAACGCTGCAGGACGAATGATTATCGGCGCTTCAGTTTTTTGATACCTAAATATTCCCGTCCGCCGGTGCATTCGCGTTGGGTGGCGTATTCCTCAGTGTGCGGCAAGTGCACCGCCTGCTTCAACTTACCTGTACATCAAGTTCGAGCATAACCCCAGCTGCGATCGAAAAGCACAATTTCAAGGAGGCTACTAAATATGAACCCAAAGAACATTGCAGTTTCCCCATTCGTGCTGACGGCATGCGTTTTGATGTGTGCATGCACCACGGTAGATACGTTCACGATACGCAATATAAGCAACGACCCAACTTCAGAGGAACCAGTAAATCTGGAGAAACAGCAGCTCGTGCTCAAAGAGCCATGCCAATACTCTGCCGGTACCGACATTAGTGGAAAACTGTCACCCGGCCCGCTGCAACCGAATACCATCGGGATTCCTAGACCCTCGAATACGCATATTAAAGAATCAATCTATCTCATCCAAGTCGATGACGTCGAATTACAAAGTGGGTACAACATCGCAAGCTTCATCGGTGTTAAAAAGGATGGCACTTTTGTCCACAACATCATCTTGCATTCGGACACGCCTGGTGCAAGCCCGTTTGCGAATGCAAGTGTCAAGATCAGATTCAAGCCGGAAAATTGTCACTATTCGATGGAAAACGGTTAAGGTGAGTGACGGGCCGGCCAATCGAATCCCTTTCAAATTGTTTGGACAAACCATGCGGACGGCGTACCCTCACGCGGCGCTGGGCGCTCGCGCTGTGCGCGGGTTCGCTTCTCCCGATGGGAGAGAGATTTCAAATCCGCGAGGTGCATCAATGCCGTTTTCATTCGATCCACCCGCCGTTCCGAGCCTGCCTGTCCATGGTAGCGACACGCGCTTTCCCGTGCACCGCATCTATTGCATCGGCCGCAATTACGCCGAGCACGCGAAGGAGATGGGCGCGCAAGCGGTGAGCCGCGCTAACCCGGTGTTCTTCATGAAACCTGCCGATGCGATCGTCGCAGACGGCGGCGATATTCCGTATCCGTCCGCAACGCAAGAATTGCACCATGAGGTCGAAATGGTGGTGGCGCTGTCGAAAGGCGGCCGCGACATCGACCCGGAACACGCACTCGACCGCGTGTTCGGCTACGGCGTCGGGCTGGACCTGACCCGCCGCGACCTGCAGGCCGCGATGAAGGCCAAGGGCCTGCCGTGGGACGTCGCCAAGGGATTCGATGCTTCCGCGCCGGTGTCGGCGCTGCGCGCGGCCAGCGAGATCGGACATCCGACGCACGCGCGCTTGTCGCTCGCGGTCAACGGCGAAACGCGCCAGGACACCGACATC encodes the following:
- a CDS encoding Fumarylacetoacetate hydrolase family protein, whose protein sequence is MPFSFDPPAVPSLPVHGSDTRFPVHRIYCIGRNYAEHAKEMGAQAVSRANPVFFMKPADAIVADGGDIPYPSATQELHHEVEMVVALSKGGRDIDPEHALDRVFGYGVGLDLTRRDLQAAMKAKGLPWDVAKGFDASAPVSALRAASEIGHPTHARLSLAVNGETRQDTDIADMIFAVPGIIAELSKLFELKAGDLIFTGTPAGVGPLARGDRFRAELQGIATLEGRIV